The genomic stretch CGCCTCTTCGGAATCGCAGCGGCAGAGGATCATGCGCGCGCGGCCCGAACGGTCGATATGCTCCTTGATCTCCGACTGGCGGCGGCCGGAGGAATCATCGGTCATGTCCGGGCTCCACACGATCTTCATGAGATCGAGGCCGAGCCGCTCGCGGTCGATGAACTGCAGGGTGAGGTGGTTGAGCCCGTCCAGGCAGACGCGGTAGCCGCGCTCGCGCATGAAGTCGCGGGCGAACATGAAGGCGCCGATGTCGCCGAAGATGTCGACCTTCTGCAGCTCGATCACCACCGTGCCGCGCGCCACCGCCTTCAAGCTGGAATCGAAGTTGAGGAAGGCCGGCGACAAGATGGTGGCGACGTTCATATTGATGCTGAACGAGCTGGCGATGGTCGAATCGTCGTTGCGCACCAGGAGCGACAGCATGCGCTGATCCAAGGTCTGGGTCAGGTGCTGAAAGAGCCATATGTTCGAGGCAAGGTCGTAGTCCGGCAGCACGGTCTGCTGCAGGTCGGCGATCGAGATGTAGAGCTCGCGGAACACCGGCTGCGGCGTGCTCGAGCCCGGTGCTATGGCGCAGACGGCCTGGCGGCGCATGAGATTGGAAAGATCGGCGCGCTGCAGGAAGGTCTGCAGCTTGCCCAGCTGCTCCGGATCGATGGGCTTCCTTGCCGAGCGCCTGGCCGAGATTTCCTCGGCGTCCGCGTTAACCGAAAGCCGGTTGCGCCGCTCGCGCTCGCGGTGCATCTGCTGCACCATCTGGAAGACTTCGTCGTATTGGAGCTCGAGGTTGTACCAGGTGCAGAACCGGGCCAGATCCTCCTCGTCGTCGCCCTGGGAAAGCGGATCCTCGCCAAAAAGGAAGCGAACCTTCATCACCGCGGTGTCGATGTCGGTGACGCTCGCCCCGCGGCAGACGAAGAAGATGTCGGAGTTGCTGAGGATGAAGGTCTGCCCCTCGAAGTTCTGCACGATGCCTTCGAAGGTCGCCGCGGCGATTTTGATGTGGTAGTCGCGGCGATTCTGCGGCCTGAGACGCGACAGGTGGATGTGTACCGCGCTCCGGCCCTCGAGGTTGCGGCCCATGCGCTGGAGATAGTCCAGCAGCATGTACTCCTGGCTGGGACCCCGCGTGCCGGTCGCTGCTTGGCTGGTCATCGCCATCGTAGATGTCACCATTTCCTTCGCCGGCCCGGCCGGTCGAAAGGCCCCGTGCAACGAATTCGAATGCGCCCGCGGCCAGCAAAATAGCCCCAGCGTCCATCAGCCGTCCACCGAAACCCCGGATGGCCACGGACCCCCAGCAACTATAGCACCACAGCATCAGTAGAAATTCTACTAAAATCCAATCTATATTGGGGACATCGTCCTGGCGACGGGTTGCCGGAGGCCCGATGCATCCCCAGTCTATTATTGGTCGGAACCGCCATTTGCTCCGGATTTGAGCCGCAGAAATGCCCGCCGCAACTGCCGATAGCCGGATCTATGCCATCGGAGACATTCACGGGCGGGTCGACCTCCTCGTCCATCTACAAGCGAAGATCCTCGCCGATGCGACTCGGTCGACCGCCCGCCGGCGGGTGATCGTTTATCTCGGCGACTATGTCGATCGCGGCCCCGATTCTCGCGCCGTGGTCGACCGGCTCCTCAATCATCGCCTCGACGGCTTCGAGACCGTGCACTTGCGGGGCAACCACGAAGACATGCTGCTGCGCTTCCTCGCCGGCGAGCCGGTCGCCCGGCTCTGGTTCATGAATGGCGGCATGCAGACGCTGAGAAGCTACGCGGTGAGCGGACATGTGGAGGACCTGCCGGCGGCCGCGCGCGCCCAGCTCGCTCGCGGCATGCCGGAAGAGCACCGGCGCTTTCTGGCCGAGCTCGCCTTGAGCCATATCGAAGGCGACTATCTCTTCGTCCATGCCGGCATTCGGCCGGGAATCCCCTTGGAAGCGCAGGACGCCGCCGATCTTCTGTGGATCCGGGAGGAATTCCTCGACTCTGCCGATCCGCACGGCAAGGTGGTGGTGCACGGCCACACCATCCGCCCGCGCCCGGAGGTGCTCTCGAACCGCATCGGCATCGACACCGGCGCCTTCATGACCGGGCGCTTGACCGCGCTGGTGCTGGAGGGGGACGAGGCAAGCTTCCTTGCGACCTAGCCCGATCCCAAGAGCCGCGACAGACCCGGCTCCCCCGGCCGTATCTCCTGGATCCGACGCAGAGCCCCGGCGATGGCCCGGGCATCGGCCAGCCCGTCATGGGCCCGGCCGGCAGCGGGCTGACCGAAGATCTCCGGCAAGCTCGAGGACACGATGTGTCCGTTTCGACCGGCGGCGGCGGACAAGACGCCGCTGAGGTTGCCGCAGGCGCCGGCGGCGAAGGGCCAGGCGAGCCCGCACAGCAGGCAATTCTCCTTCAGCACCTCCTCGTCCACGCCATTGGCGAAGAGCCCGTGGCTGCCCTCGGCGAAGCCGGCGAAGCGGGCGAGCGCCGGCGCAAAGTCGACTCCCTCGCGACCCAGCCGCTCTTGGTCGATGCCGGTCAGTTCCACGAAGAAGGCGCTGAGCGCCGGGTTGATGCGCGGAACGACGAGCGCCTCGAAGCTGGCGATCTCGGGGAAGCCATCGCTCGAGGCAAGACGCACGGCGCCGATCTGCACCACCTCGCGATGCTCGCCAGGGCCGCTCCAGCCGCGCTCGCGGGCCCCCGTCCACGTCGTATATTCAAGATCGTAGATGATGAACAAAAGGAACTCCGCGCCCGCCCGGGACACTCTATCATCGGCCGGGCGGCAAAGTCGGCGCCGCGCTTCCGCCGCGTCTCCGCCCCGAGCTTGACGCATTGCCGCCCCAGACTTCCGGGGTTGGCGCCGGCTCGGAGTTCCGCTAAAGCGTTGCCGGGACCCGAAACCCGGCCCTACCGGTGCCGTTCGACCAGGAGTCGCCCCGTCCATGCATTACCGCAAGCGCGTTCTGGTGACCGGCGGCGCCGGGTTCCTCGGCTCGCATCTCTGCGAGCGCCTCGTGGCCGAGGGCCATGACGTGCTCTGCATCGACAACTACTTCACCGGCACCAAGGACAATATCGCGCCGCTGATGCGAACCCCGTATTTCGAGGTGATGCGCCACGACGTGACCTTCCCGCTCTATGTCGAGGTGGACGAGATCTTCAACCTCGCCTGCCCGGCATCGCCCATCCATTATCAGCACGACCCGGTGCAAACGACCAAGACCTCCGTGCACGGCGCCATCAACATGCTGGGCCTCGCCAAGCGCGTGAAGGCGAAGATCATGCAGGCCTCCACCAGCGAGGTCTATGGCGACCCGATCGTGCATCCGCAGACCGAGGACTACCGCGGCAACGTCAATACCATCGGACCCAGAGCCTGCTACGACGAGGGCAAGCGCTGCGCCGAGACGCTGTTCTTCGACTATTTCCGCCAGCATCGGCTGCGCATCAAGGTGGCGCGGATCTTCAATACCTATGGCCCGCGCATGCACCCCAATGACGGGCGGGTGGTCTCCAATTTCGTGATCCAGGCGCTGCGCGGCCAACCCATCACCGTCTACGGCGACGGCAAGCAGACCCGCGCCTTCTGCTATGTCGACGATCTGATCGAGGCGTTCTTGAGGCTGATGGCGACCGAGGACGACTTCACCGGTCCGATCAATCTCGGCAACCCCGTCGAGGTGCCGGTCTTGGATCTGGCCGAGCGGATCATCAAGCTCACCAAGTCGAAATCGAAGGTCGTCTTCAAGCCGCTTCCCCAGGACGATCCGGTGCAGCGCTGCCCGGACATCGGCCTTGCCCGCAAGATCCTGAGCTGGGAGCCCAAGGTGCCGCTGGAGGAGGGTCTCGGCCGCACCATCGAGTATTTCCGCGGCATGAACCAGTAGCCTTGGCGGGACCGCCCGCGCGGGGCGGCCCCTCAAATCCGCTTGCGCTGCCGAGGCGGTTGGCATAGCCAAGCAGCATGGATGTGGGCGCCTACTACCGCTCCGAGTTCGAGGAGCATCGCGCCGTTGCCGAAGCGACCGCAGCGGCGATGGCCGGGCCGTTCCGCCGCCTGGTGGCGACGAGCGTCGCCGCGCTCAAGGCCGGCGGCAAGCTCATGTTCTTCGGCAATGGCGGGTCCGCCGCCGCCGCCCAACACCTGGCCACCGAGCTCACCGTCCGCTACATCACCAATCGCAAGGCGATTGCCGCCGTGGCGCTCACCACCGATACCTCCGCCTTGACCGCCATCGGCAACGATCTCGGCTTCGATCAGCTCTTTGCCCGCCAGATCGAGGCGATCGGCCGCAAGGGCGATGTGGCGATTGCCATCACCACCTCGGGCAAGAGCCCGAACGTGATCCTGGCGCTCAAGGCGGCCAGCGCGATGGGCATCGTGCCGGCGGCACTCTCGGGCAAGGGCGGCGGCGATCTTCCGGGCTTGGCCGATCCGCTCCTGATCGTCCCCTCGAACACCACGGCCCGCATCCAGGAGATGCACATCACCTTGGGCCAGATGCTGTGCGGGGCGGTCGAGCGCGAGCTCGGGCTCGCATGACCGAGCGCTCCGAGCTCGCCGCCAAGGTTCCGCTGCTCTCGAATGCGCGGCTCCTTTGCATCGGCGACGTCATGCTCGACCGCTTCGTGCGCGGCCGCGTCGACCGCGTGTCCCCGGAAGCGCCGATTCCGATCCTGGTCGTCGACGTCGAAGAGGCAATGCTCGGCGGTGCTGGCAATGTCGTGCGCAACCTGGCCTCGCTCGGCGCCTCCTGCTGCTTCGTCTCGGTCGTGGGCGACGATCCGGCGGGGCGCGAAGTGACGGAGATGGTCGGGCGCGAGCCCACCGTCGAGGCCCACCTCCTGGTCGAGCCGCGGCGGCGGACCACCATCAAGATGCGCTATGTAGCGCAGGGACAGCAGCTCCTCAGGGCCGACCGCGAGAGCGTGCTGGCGCCGGGCGCCATGGTCGAGGCGGATCTCATCCACCGCGCCGAGGAGGACATCGCCTTCAGCCAGGCGGTGCTGTTGTCCGACTATGCCAAGGGCGTGCTGACCGACCAGGTGGTCCAGCGGCTGATCCAGGCGGCCCGCAAGCAGAACCGGCCGGTCGTCGTCGATCCCAAGGGCCGCGACTTCCGCCGCTATCGCGGCGCCACGGTGCTGACCCCGAACCGGCGCGAGCTCGCCGAGGCGACCGGCATGCCGATCGGCGATTCCGAGTCGATCGAGAAGGCGGCGCGCCGGCTTATCGCCGAGGCCGGAGTGGCCGCGGTGCTGGTCACCCGCAGCGAGGACGGCATGTCCTTGGTCAGCGCCGAGGAGGCGCACCATCTGACATCCGAGGCCCGCGAGGTGGCCGACGTGTCGGGTGCCGGCGACACGGTGCTGGCGGTGTTCGGCGCAGCGCTGGCCGCCGGGCTCACCATGCTCGATGCCGCACGGCTCGCCAATCTCGGCGCCGGTGTGGTCGTCGGCAAGCGCGGCACCGCCACCCTCTCCCTCAACGAGATGGTGGCGGCGCTGCACACCGAGGAACTGCATGCGGCCGAGGCGAAATCCCTCTCGCTCGATCAGGCGCTGGAGCGGATCCGCGGCTGGCGCCATCAAGGCTTCAAGATCGGCTTCACCAATGGCTGCTTCGATCTCCTGCATCCCGGCCATCTGGCGCTCATCGCCCAGGCCCGCACCCAATGCGACCGGCTCGTCGTCGGCTTGAACAGCGATGCCTCGGTCGCGCGTCTCAAGGGACCGGGGCGCCCGGTGCAGTCGGAGGCCTCCCGTGCGGCCATCCTGGGCGAAATGGAGAAGGTCGATCTGGTGGTCGGCTTCGCCGAGGACACGCCCTTGAAGCTCATCGAGGCGATCCGGCCCGACGTCCTGGTGAAGGGTGCCGACTACACGGTCGACAACGTCGTCGGCGCCGATGTGGTGCAGAGCTATGGCGGCAAGGTGCTGCTCGCCGAGCTTGCCCCGGGCCATTCCACCACCGAGACGATCAAGCGCCTGGCGAAAAGCGCGTAAGCAAAGAGCCAGACGGCCCCCACCCCAGCCCTCCCCCGCCCAATGGCGAGGGAGGGAGTCGAGTCGGACCTCCTGCTCCCTCCCCCATGCGTCAGCGTGGGGGAGGGTTGGGGGTGGGGGCATGGCGAAGGGTGAGGGTTCTCAGATCGGCGGATCGACGAGCTGGCGGAGCCGCTGCGAGGCGTTGAGCGCGAAGCGGAGCAAGACCGCCTTCCGCCGGGCGCCGGCGAGCGGCACCGGCTCGGGGTGGCGCTCGATATGGGCGCCCCAGCGATCGGCGATCATGAGCCCGGTCTCGGCCGGCAGGAGCCCGATCGGAAAATCGGCGGCAACGGCGAAATAGAAGCTGTCGCAGAACTCCAGATAGTCCTGCCATTTGCGGTCGCTCTGGAAGTCGGCGCGGCAGGATTTGATCTCGACGATGGTGAGCCTGCCGTCGCGGTCGAGCGCGATCACGTCGGCGCGCCTTCCATTGGCGAGGGTGAATTCCGTCAGCACGCCCGAGCCCCGGTCGAGGAAGGCCCGGCACACACCCAGGGAGATATCGAGAGCGATGCGGTTCTCTGCTTCCGCCAGCGCAGCGGCCACCTGCTGAACCTCCGCCACGGTTAGCTCTCTCGCTTGAGGCCCTTGGCGCCGCGCAGATCCGCCTTCTCCAGAAGCGTGCCGCGCAGATCGGCGCCGTCGAACTCGGCGTCCTGCAGATTGGTCTCGCGCAGATCGGCATCGCGCAAGCTGGCATTGGTGAAGTCGCAGCCGGCGAGGTTGGCCTTGCGCAGATTGGCGCCGGCGAGATCGGCGGCGATGAAGCGCGCCCGCTCGAGATTCGCGGGCCAGATCTGCGTTATCGAGCCCAGGAGATTGACCGGGCCGATGCGGGCGCCGATGAGCTTCGCGTCGGTCAGGTTGGCGCGCTTGAGGTTGGCGCCCCTGAGATCGGCGCGCGACAGGTTGGCGCCCCTGAGATCGGCGAAGCCGAGATCGGCCATCATGAACTCGGTCTTCTCCATGGTGGCGCCGGTCAGGATCGCATGCTCGAGATTGCCCGCCGCCAAGTTGGCGCCGGACAGGGTCTCGTTGGCGAGGTCGACCCGCGAGAGATCGATGCGGCGGCCCTTCTTGCCGGCGGTGCGGATCCAATCGAGGTGGCGCTGCAGCAGCTCCTTCATCTCGGCGCCGAGGCTGGCGAGCGTGCGGGGCAACAGCGCGCGGGTGAGATCGACGCCGTCGAGATTGGTCGAGTCGAGCACCGCGCCCACGAGGTCGGCGCCCTCGAAATTCGTGCCCGAGAGCAACGCGCCCGAGAGGATGCAGCCATGCAGGATGGTGCCGGTCAGATTCGCTTCGGACAGATCCGCACCCTCGAGGATGGATCCGGTCAGGTTGCAGTGGCTGAGATCGGCACGGACCAGCTTGACGTTGCGCAGGATGGCGTCGGTCAGGTCGGTCTGCACGATGAAGGCATTCGACATCTTCGAGTTCGACAGATTGGCGCCGCGCACGATGGCCGCACTCATGTCGCCGACCGACATGTCGAAGGCCATGGTGACGAGGTTGCCCTTGCCGTCGGCGCGCAAGAGGATGCCGTCGCGGAGATCGCCTTCGATGATGGTGGCGCCGGTGAGGTTCGCCCCGCGCAGGCAGGCCCCGCGCAGATCGGAGCGGCTGAGATCGGCGTTGGTCAAATCGGCCTTGCGCAGATCGGAGGAGAACAGGCTGGCGGCGACCAACTTGGTTGCGTGCAGCTTCGCGTTGACCAGGCGCGAGCCGCTCAGCTCCGCATTCGTCAGATCCCACTCCGACAGGTCGAGATAGGAGAGATCGCAGGTGCCGAGATTGGCCCTGACGCCGCCGGTCTTGCCCTCCAGGAACTTCTTGTGCAGCTCCACCGCCTGCTCGAGCTCGCCCTGGCTCAGCTTCTTGAACCTGATGCCGCTGTCG from Pseudomonadota bacterium encodes the following:
- a CDS encoding serine/threonine protein phosphatase, coding for MPAATADSRIYAIGDIHGRVDLLVHLQAKILADATRSTARRRVIVYLGDYVDRGPDSRAVVDRLLNHRLDGFETVHLRGNHEDMLLRFLAGEPVARLWFMNGGMQTLRSYAVSGHVEDLPAAARAQLARGMPEEHRRFLAELALSHIEGDYLFVHAGIRPGIPLEAQDAADLLWIREEFLDSADPHGKVVVHGHTIRPRPEVLSNRIGIDTGAFMTGRLTALVLEGDEASFLAT
- a CDS encoding exonuclease, whose product is MSRAGAEFLLFIIYDLEYTTWTGARERGWSGPGEHREVVQIGAVRLASSDGFPEIASFEALVVPRINPALSAFFVELTGIDQERLGREGVDFAPALARFAGFAEGSHGLFANGVDEEVLKENCLLCGLAWPFAAGACGNLSGVLSAAAGRNGHIVSSSLPEIFGQPAAGRAHDGLADARAIAGALRRIQEIRPGEPGLSRLLGSG
- a CDS encoding SDR family oxidoreductase, which codes for MHYRKRVLVTGGAGFLGSHLCERLVAEGHDVLCIDNYFTGTKDNIAPLMRTPYFEVMRHDVTFPLYVEVDEIFNLACPASPIHYQHDPVQTTKTSVHGAINMLGLAKRVKAKIMQASTSEVYGDPIVHPQTEDYRGNVNTIGPRACYDEGKRCAETLFFDYFRQHRLRIKVARIFNTYGPRMHPNDGRVVSNFVIQALRGQPITVYGDGKQTRAFCYVDDLIEAFLRLMATEDDFTGPINLGNPVEVPVLDLAERIIKLTKSKSKVVFKPLPQDDPVQRCPDIGLARKILSWEPKVPLEEGLGRTIEYFRGMNQ
- a CDS encoding SIS domain-containing protein — protein: MDVGAYYRSEFEEHRAVAEATAAAMAGPFRRLVATSVAALKAGGKLMFFGNGGSAAAAQHLATELTVRYITNRKAIAAVALTTDTSALTAIGNDLGFDQLFARQIEAIGRKGDVAIAITTSGKSPNVILALKAASAMGIVPAALSGKGGGDLPGLADPLLIVPSNTTARIQEMHITLGQMLCGAVERELGLA
- the rfaE1 gene encoding D-glycero-beta-D-manno-heptose-7-phosphate kinase produces the protein MTERSELAAKVPLLSNARLLCIGDVMLDRFVRGRVDRVSPEAPIPILVVDVEEAMLGGAGNVVRNLASLGASCCFVSVVGDDPAGREVTEMVGREPTVEAHLLVEPRRRTTIKMRYVAQGQQLLRADRESVLAPGAMVEADLIHRAEEDIAFSQAVLLSDYAKGVLTDQVVQRLIQAARKQNRPVVVDPKGRDFRRYRGATVLTPNRRELAEATGMPIGDSESIEKAARRLIAEAGVAAVLVTRSEDGMSLVSAEEAHHLTSEAREVADVSGAGDTVLAVFGAALAAGLTMLDAARLANLGAGVVVGKRGTATLSLNEMVAALHTEELHAAEAKSLSLDQALERIRGWRHQGFKIGFTNGCFDLLHPGHLALIAQARTQCDRLVVGLNSDASVARLKGPGRPVQSEASRAAILGEMEKVDLVVGFAEDTPLKLIEAIRPDVLVKGADYTVDNVVGADVVQSYGGKVLLAELAPGHSTTETIKRLAKSA
- a CDS encoding MmcB family DNA repair protein; its protein translation is MAAALAEAENRIALDISLGVCRAFLDRGSGVLTEFTLANGRRADVIALDRDGRLTIVEIKSCRADFQSDRKWQDYLEFCDSFYFAVAADFPIGLLPAETGLMIADRWGAHIERHPEPVPLAGARRKAVLLRFALNASQRLRQLVDPPI
- a CDS encoding pentapeptide repeat-containing protein; its protein translation is MAEPHPLDSDADDSGIRFKKLSQGELEQAVELHKKFLEGKTGGVRANLGTCDLSYLDLSEWDLTNAELSGSRLVNAKLHATKLVAASLFSSDLRKADLTNADLSRSDLRGACLRGANLTGATIIEGDLRDGILLRADGKGNLVTMAFDMSVGDMSAAIVRGANLSNSKMSNAFIVQTDLTDAILRNVKLVRADLSHCNLTGSILEGADLSEANLTGTILHGCILSGALLSGTNFEGADLVGAVLDSTNLDGVDLTRALLPRTLASLGAEMKELLQRHLDWIRTAGKKGRRIDLSRVDLANETLSGANLAAGNLEHAILTGATMEKTEFMMADLGFADLRGANLSRADLRGANLKRANLTDAKLIGARIGPVNLLGSITQIWPANLERARFIAADLAGANLRKANLAGCDFTNASLRDADLRETNLQDAEFDGADLRGTLLEKADLRGAKGLKRES